Proteins encoded by one window of Vigna radiata var. radiata cultivar VC1973A chromosome 5, Vradiata_ver6, whole genome shotgun sequence:
- the LOC106760459 gene encoding FBD-associated F-box protein At5g38590-like: MADLISSLSDDIICYILYFLPSQQVVATSVLSKRWNLLWRSVFSLDFNADNEDFWGLSYQKTFITFYSSVCSFLVGRGDQPFYRISLIGYSSIDGIIESIKTQIRTAVSGSDRVQILDMNCGYEIVIPSAVFSFKSLVTLKLKYITVEDISLVDLPSLKILHLKNIKVNLSQLLSGCPNLEDLKVKHLTCETTGKFIGLPKLVRVRIDELFLPLEIFKDVEVFKVDWIFQPNNFDFQNLVQLKLIVGLDWLLLLEVLNHCPKLQSLVICIFKNDVRYFQTLNFPGYEEDVWPYPQTVPACISSHLKTIRLTRYSGSKDEFHFARYILENAKYLQTMEICFDDGYDLMETMERELSSFRYLPRFVFI; the protein is encoded by the exons ATGGCTGATTTGATAAGTAGTCTTTCAGACGACATCATttgttatattctttattttcttccatcCCAACAAGTTGTTGCAACCAGTGTTCTCTCCAAGCGCTGGAATCTTCTGTGGCGTTCAGTCTTCTCTTTAGATTTCAACGCTGATAATGAAGATTTTTGGGGTCTTAGTTACCAAAAGACTTTCATTACGTTTTATAGCTCGGTGTGCTCTTTCTTGGTTGGTCGTGGAGATCAACCCTTCTATAGAATTAGTCTCATAGGTTACTCTTCCATTGATGGTATTATTGAGAGTATCAAGACACAGATTCGAACTGCAGTGAGTGGGAGTGATAGAGTTCAAATCCTCGACATGAATTGTGGTTATGAAATTGTCATTCCATCTGCGGTGTTTAGCTTTAAAAGTCTTGTAACTCTCAAGTTGAAGTACATAACAGTGGAAGATATTTCATTGGTTGATTTGCCCTCGCTTAAGATCTTgcatctaaaaaatataaaagttaatctTTCACAACTTCTTTCTGGGTGTCCTAATCTTGAGGACTTAAAAGTCAAGCATTTGACTTGTGAAACTACAGGAAAGTTTATCGGATTGCCCAAGTTGGTCAGAGTCCGGATCGATGAACTCTTCCTTCCATTGGAAATATTTAAGGATGTTGAAGTTTTTAAAGTTGATTGG ATATTTCAACCAAACAATTTTGACTTTCAGAATTTAGTTCAACTTAAATTGATTGTGGGCCTGGATTGGCTTCTGCTCTTGGAAGTGCTCAATCATTGTCCCAAGCTTCAAAGTCTTGTCATTTgcatttttaag AACGATGTTCGTTATTTTCAGACCTTAAATTTTCCGGGTTATGAAGAAGATGTTTGGCCATACCCACAAACTGTTCCTGCATGTATTTCATCACACCTTAAAACCATCCGTCTTACACGTTACAGTGGCTCTAAAGATGAGTTTCACTTTGCAAGATATATATTGGAGAATGCAAAATATCTACAAACCATGGAAATATGCTTTGATGATGGTTATGATTTAATGGAAACAATGGAAAGAGAATTATCTTCTTTCAGATACTTGCCCCGTTTCGTTttcatttga
- the LOC106761620 gene encoding probable E3 ubiquitin-protein ligase LUL3, which translates to MVGEDDRYQIGVLNMNAKNIILTMEVNVSAKVYDTTKAKKMCSTENGPCRISFFFPDTHYVILTAANNGNGVTYVEISLVARVVVYVLILGVTAIVVYLILKILGVYDDAEQHSQVTIDVTYRTSNVVAAQAETEPLMRVEENRMSYGTNAKDDKQNSGAYSSSSSEELYDEKLCCICYDEQRNSFFVPCGHCATCYDCAQRIVDEESKVCPICRRLIHKVRRLFHI; encoded by the exons ATGGTCGGGGAAGATGATAGATACCAAATTGGAGTTCTAAACATGAATGCAAAGAACATAATCTTGACTATGGAAGTTAATGTTTCAGCAAAGGTATATGATACCACCAAAGCCAAGAAGATGTGCTCCACTGAAAATGGACCTTGTAGAATCAGTTTTTTCTTCCCAGATACTCATTATGTTATTCTTACGGCAGCCAACAAT GGAAATGGGGTAACGTATGTTGAAATTTCTTTAGTGGCCCGTGTGGTTGTCTACGTATTAATTCTAG GAGTTACTGCGATTGTTGTTTATCTGATTCTGAAAATCCTTGGAGTTTATGATGATGCTGAGCAGCATAGTCAAGTTACAATCGATGTTACATACAGAACAAGTAATGTGGTTGCAGCACAGGCCGAAACTGAGCCATTGATGCGAGTGGAGGAAAATCGAATGTCATATGGAACAAATGCAAAAGATGATAAACAAAATTCAGGAGCATATAGTAGCTCTTCATCAGAGGAGTTAtatgatgaaaaattatgttGCATTTGTTATGATGAACAACGCAACAGCTTCTTTGTTCCTTGTGGACACTGTGCCACTTGCTATGACTGCGCACAGAG GATTGTCGATGAGGAGAGCAAAGTATGTCCTATATGCCGAAGGCTTATTCACAAAGTACGAAGATTGTTTCACATTTAG